A genomic window from Spiroplasma helicoides includes:
- a CDS encoding aldo/keto reductase, with protein sequence MSIFDKKIKFNNEEFIPQFGLGTYELTNTNEIDESIMAALKLGYRHIDTAQIYGNHKQIAKTIKKSGVKREELFITSKIWNKDHGYENAVKAVDRILEELELDYIDLILIHWPTPQRLECWKALEEAVEAGKVKSIGISNFLEEHIDELMKVAKIKPVINQFELHPALPCHSLVEHCRKNNIVVESWGTLIRGKCFEVEQIVELAKKYNKTPAQICLRWAYQLGYVIIPKSSKPERVVDNANFDDFELTQEDMNYIATVKEQRDGPDPSNFNF encoded by the coding sequence ATGAGTATATTTGATAAAAAAATAAAATTTAATAACGAAGAATTTATTCCTCAATTTGGATTAGGAACATATGAATTAACTAATACAAATGAAATTGATGAGTCGATAATGGCAGCTCTAAAATTAGGATATCGCCACATTGATACAGCACAAATTTATGGAAATCATAAGCAAATTGCTAAAACTATCAAAAAAAGTGGAGTTAAAAGAGAAGAATTATTTATTACTTCTAAAATTTGAAATAAAGATCATGGATATGAAAATGCTGTAAAAGCAGTGGACAGAATCTTAGAGGAGTTGGAGCTTGATTATATCGATTTAATTTTAATTCACTGACCAACACCACAAAGATTGGAATGTTGAAAAGCACTTGAAGAAGCAGTTGAAGCAGGAAAAGTTAAATCAATCGGAATAAGCAATTTTTTAGAAGAACATATTGATGAACTTATGAAGGTGGCTAAAATAAAACCTGTAATCAATCAATTTGAATTACATCCAGCACTGCCTTGTCATAGTCTTGTTGAACATTGTAGAAAAAACAATATAGTAGTTGAATCATGAGGTACATTGATTAGAGGTAAGTGTTTTGAAGTTGAGCAAATAGTAGAATTAGCTAAAAAATACAACAAAACACCTGCACAAATTTGTTTAAGATGAGCATATCAATTAGGATATGTAATTATACCAAAATCATCAAAACCTGAAAGAGTTGTTGATAATGCAAATTTTGATGACTTTGAATTAACACAAGAAGACATGAATTATATTGCAACCGTTAAAGAACAACGTGATGGTCCTGACCCAAGTAACTTTAATTTTTAA
- a CDS encoding aldo/keto reductase, translating to MNVLEKRIKFNDGNFIPQVGIGTYKLDSENGIDESILAALKAGYRHIDTAQYYGNHKQIAKAIKESKVKREDLFVTSKIWNNDHAYEKAVKAIDRILEELELDYIDLILIHWPTPERLECWKALEEAVEAGKVKSIGISNFLEGHIDELMKFAKIKPVINQFELHPALPCNRLVNHCLKNGIIVESWGTLIRGKCFEIEQLVELAKKYNKNPAQICLRWAYQLGYVVIPKSSKPQRVIDNINFGDFELTQEDMDYIATIKEHRDGPDPNKFEI from the coding sequence ATGAATGTTTTAGAAAAAAGAATAAAATTTAATGATGGAAATTTTATTCCACAAGTAGGTATTGGAACATACAAACTAGATAGTGAAAATGGGATAGACGAATCTATCTTGGCAGCATTAAAAGCGGGATATCGTCATATTGATACCGCTCAATACTATGGGAATCACAAACAAATTGCAAAAGCAATTAAAGAAAGCAAAGTAAAAAGAGAAGATTTATTTGTAACTTCAAAAATATGAAATAATGACCATGCTTATGAAAAAGCAGTAAAAGCAATTGATAGAATTTTAGAAGAATTAGAATTAGATTATATTGATTTAATTCTAATTCATTGACCAACACCAGAAAGATTAGAGTGTTGAAAAGCACTTGAAGAAGCGGTTGAAGCAGGAAAAGTTAAATCAATCGGTATCAGTAACTTTTTAGAGGGTCACATTGATGAACTAATGAAATTTGCTAAAATCAAACCTGTAATAAATCAATTTGAACTTCACCCAGCATTACCATGTAATAGACTAGTAAATCACTGTTTAAAAAATGGAATAATTGTTGAATCATGAGGAACTTTAATTAGAGGTAAATGCTTTGAAATTGAACAATTAGTTGAACTAGCTAAAAAGTATAATAAAAATCCAGCTCAAATATGTTTAAGATGAGCCTATCAATTAGGATATGTTGTTATACCAAAATCATCAAAACCACAAAGAGTTATTGATAACATAAATTTTGGAGATTTTGAATTAACACAAGAAGACATGGATTATATTGCAACTATTAAAGAGCATCGTGATGGTCCTGACCCAAATAAATTTGAAATTTAA
- a CDS encoding HAD family hydrolase: protein MNKYKKVVASDLDGTIVKKGNIISESCKEMIKDFMKKTNNSFTIVTGRNYFSAVQHIVDLGITLPVIATNGTSVINPVTNEYVAQLHFSNEEGNKILDVIYETNLEFYLLNDFKIYTLRNNRFADEDKNKEHGFRILLEDCMNFYDSREKLYHAIKTEVKGTFCSLNITCYDNKEKEYALNLLKQFDVEILEFFWDNHWTLEIYKKGAGKDWGLRALAKYLNISEDDLYVFGDEFNDYPMFKNFKNTYAMGNAIEGIKKLAKEVILPIDEDGVGVKIHQLLKEF from the coding sequence ATGAATAAATATAAAAAAGTAGTAGCATCTGATCTAGATGGAACAATTGTTAAAAAAGGTAATATAATTTCTGAATCTTGTAAAGAGATGATTAAAGATTTTATGAAAAAAACCAACAATTCATTTACTATTGTAACCGGGCGTAATTATTTTTCAGCTGTTCAACATATTGTTGATCTTGGGATTACACTACCTGTTATTGCGACAAATGGTACAAGTGTGATAAATCCTGTAACCAATGAATATGTGGCACAATTACATTTTTCTAATGAAGAGGGTAATAAAATATTAGATGTAATTTACGAAACTAATTTAGAATTTTATTTACTAAATGATTTTAAAATTTATACTTTAAGAAATAATCGTTTTGCAGATGAAGATAAAAACAAAGAGCATGGATTTAGAATACTTTTAGAAGATTGTATGAATTTTTATGATTCTAGAGAAAAATTATATCATGCAATAAAAACTGAAGTTAAAGGAACATTTTGTTCATTGAATATTACTTGTTATGATAACAAAGAAAAAGAATATGCTTTAAATTTATTAAAACAATTTGATGTGGAAATACTAGAGTTTTTCTGGGATAACCATTGAACATTAGAAATTTATAAAAAAGGAGCTGGAAAAGATTGAGGTTTAAGAGCATTGGCCAAGTATTTAAATATTAGTGAAGATGATTTATATGTCTTTGGTGATGAATTTAATGATTATCCAATGTTTAAAAACTTTAAAAACACTTATGCAATGGGTAATGCGATTGAAGGTATAAAAAAACTCGCAAAAGAAGTTATATTACCAATTGATGAAGATGGAGTTGGAGTAAAAATTCACCAACTATTAAAAGAATTTTAA
- a CDS encoding HAD-IIB family hydrolase, giving the protein MSSYKKLAVSDMDGTIITKDNVLIEETKKSIKNFMQQTNNAFSIVTGRQFFVAERHIKDLNITLPILTANGSTLIDPTNKKILKAKHFEKEEFLNNLAILVKNQIKFSVVNDFQVFGLKSTVWNKHFRRDKFTLDSFDESIFNLYDTLEELFEAVKSDCKYFGSFFIEYNDESEFQKIINLFPLEKFSTLIYCYFHHNTIEYFKKGVNKYTGLEMLADYLNMKVDDFFIFGDQTNDIVMFENAKNTYAVKNAVPQLKLIAKEVIGSVENDGVGKKAQELIKYF; this is encoded by the coding sequence ATGAGTTCTTATAAAAAGCTAGCTGTTTCTGACATGGATGGAACGATTATAACTAAGGATAATGTATTGATTGAAGAAACTAAAAAATCAATAAAAAATTTTATGCAGCAAACTAATAATGCTTTTAGTATAGTGACAGGAAGACAATTTTTTGTAGCTGAGAGACATATAAAAGATTTAAATATTACTTTACCTATCTTAACAGCAAATGGTTCTACTTTAATTGATCCTACTAATAAAAAAATTTTAAAAGCGAAACATTTTGAAAAAGAAGAGTTTTTAAATAACTTAGCTATTCTTGTCAAAAATCAAATTAAGTTTAGTGTTGTTAATGATTTTCAAGTTTTTGGATTAAAGTCAACTGTATGAAATAAACATTTTAGAAGAGACAAATTTACTTTAGACAGTTTTGATGAAAGTATTTTTAACTTATATGATACTCTTGAAGAATTATTTGAAGCAGTTAAAAGCGACTGCAAATATTTTGGATCATTTTTTATTGAATACAACGACGAAAGTGAATTTCAAAAAATCATTAATTTATTTCCATTAGAAAAATTTTCAACTCTTATTTATTGTTACTTCCATCACAACACAATTGAGTATTTTAAAAAAGGTGTTAATAAATACACTGGATTAGAAATGCTAGCTGATTATTTAAATATGAAAGTTGATGATTTCTTTATTTTTGGAGATCAAACAAATGATATAGTAATGTTTGAAAATGCTAAAAATACATACGCAGTTAAAAATGCAGTTCCGCAATTAAAGTTGATTGCAAAAGAAGTCATTGGTTCAGTTGAGAATGATGGTGTTGGGAAAAAGGCTCAAGAATTAATAAAATATTTTTAA
- a CDS encoding aldo/keto reductase: MKVLDKKIEFNDGNFIPQVGLGTSKLTKQSGIVDSIAAAIKEGYRHIDTAQIYGNQNQLAEAIKKTNINRKELFITSKIWNSDHAYSDAVKAIDRILEELELDYIDLLLVHWPTPKRLECWKALEEAVEAGKVKSIGISNFLEEHIDELMKVAKIKPVINQFELHPALPCHSLVEHCRKNNIVVESWGTLIRGKCFEVEQIVELAKKYNKTPAQICLRWAYQLGYVVIPKSSKPERVVDNSNFGDFELTKEDMDYISTIKEYRDGPDPNNFEF, from the coding sequence ATGAAGGTTTTAGACAAAAAAATAGAATTTAACGATGGTAATTTCATCCCACAAGTAGGATTGGGAACATCAAAACTTACTAAACAAAGTGGAATTGTTGATTCGATTGCAGCAGCAATAAAAGAAGGTTATCGTCACATCGATACAGCACAGATTTATGGAAATCAAAATCAATTAGCTGAGGCTATTAAAAAAACAAATATAAACAGAAAAGAGTTGTTTATAACTTCAAAAATCTGAAATAGCGATCATGCTTATAGTGATGCTGTAAAAGCAATTGATAGAATTTTAGAAGAATTAGAACTTGATTATATTGATTTGCTATTAGTTCACTGACCAACACCAAAAAGATTGGAGTGTTGAAAAGCACTTGAAGAAGCGGTTGAAGCAGGAAAAGTTAAATCAATCGGAATAAGCAATTTTTTAGAAGAACATATTGATGAACTTATGAAGGTGGCTAAAATAAAACCTGTAATAAATCAATTTGAATTACATCCAGCATTACCTTGTCATAGTCTTGTAGAGCATTGTAGAAAAAACAATATAGTAGTTGAATCATGAGGAACTTTAATTAGAGGAAAATGTTTTGAAGTTGAGCAAATAGTAGAATTAGCTAAAAAATACAACAAAACACCAGCTCAAATTTGTTTAAGATGGGCTTATCAATTAGGATATGTTGTTATACCAAAATCATCAAAACCTGAAAGAGTTGTTGATAATTCAAATTTTGGGGATTTTGAATTAACTAAAGAAGATATGGACTATATATCAACAATTAAAGAATATCGTGATGGTCCTGATCCAAATAATTTTGAATTTTAA
- a CDS encoding cation-translocating P-type ATPase, whose protein sequence is MDEYLSKDNKQLQAALETDIKKGLTDAQVKEKTEKYGKNALPQGKVTPWYMVFLHSLFEPIQIILMIAAIISVLAPLLGKGEWTVTIDDFIDFIVIFLIVIIDAILETVQTIKARKSMDALKDLSKPKAVVIRNNMQQEIDATELVPGDIVVLEAGKYVPAELRIVESSELMIDESILTGESVPVEKTHKPIKSTTILADMQNIAFMSTFTTAGRAIGVVIKTGENTEIGKIATSINKNDEEATPLEKKLSQFTLIVALVSLALGIIIFISLYFSGNSTAWASYLMVAITLAIGVIPECLAAIISITLSFSARRLAHQNVIVKKLKAVETLGSVNVICTDKTGTLTQNKMTVTKLVMDNRVINAKDYTNEKHDEHLDYFLKALVLCNDSVTENDERIGDPTELALVDFAEVTGLDEQKARDEFIRIDEKPFDSERKMMTTVNDIKGVKTVFTKGAIDQLLQCCSKIMIDNVTRPITQEDKDELLKIAGELSENALRVLAFAYKETGNEGNKSNFESDLVFLGAVAMIDPVRDSAVQAIKQAKAAGVKVVMITGDHAVTALAIARDLDLAHDEKEVMNSKMLDTMSDEDFLEIIEQIRVFARVNPEHKVRIVDALQKRHNITSMTGDGVNDAPSLAKADIGVAMGITGTDVAKQASDVILTDDNFETIIKGVNEGRNVYAKIKRAITFILGVNFSNVLAIFILSLINSVSPLEATNILWMNLIVESCIALAIGMGKNDDSLMKVKPIKGKNSLFRGIWFSMGKIIVFLTICSIGAFYFGMSFVDKDHIMNIFNDETYRKILESHGYNDESINALAESGWYQIFKNHDVPMEIKLEIGDYGRTAIFMLITCAPSFFVNFIKLSQWKTSKKINMVTNKPLIVSSLIAAGLNMIALFVPGINNNILNLLNTKEYFDHWYMIPVILCLTITPTIAMLLTDGIVFVSYHYFPDPRRRNKQLLDSMIFEDKKLLAQKRAIEKQKRDKENQQ, encoded by the coding sequence ATGGACGAGTATTTGTCGAAAGACAATAAACAATTACAAGCTGCACTAGAAACTGATATAAAAAAAGGTTTGACAGATGCACAAGTAAAAGAAAAAACTGAAAAATATGGAAAAAATGCACTACCCCAAGGTAAAGTAACACCTTGGTATATGGTATTTCTTCATTCTTTATTTGAACCAATTCAAATAATTTTAATGATAGCTGCAATTATAAGTGTTTTAGCACCACTTTTAGGTAAAGGTGAATGAACTGTAACAATTGATGATTTCATAGACTTTATAGTGATTTTTTTAATAGTTATTATTGATGCAATATTAGAAACAGTTCAAACTATCAAAGCTAGAAAGTCGATGGATGCTTTAAAAGATCTATCAAAACCAAAGGCGGTTGTTATTAGAAATAATATGCAACAAGAAATTGATGCTACTGAATTAGTTCCTGGTGATATTGTTGTTTTAGAAGCTGGTAAATATGTGCCTGCTGAACTAAGAATTGTGGAATCGAGTGAATTAATGATTGATGAATCAATTTTAACTGGTGAATCTGTACCGGTTGAAAAAACTCATAAACCAATTAAAAGTACTACAATTTTAGCAGATATGCAAAACATTGCATTTATGTCAACATTTACAACTGCTGGTAGAGCGATTGGTGTTGTAATAAAAACTGGTGAAAATACAGAAATTGGTAAAATAGCAACTTCAATAAACAAAAACGATGAAGAAGCAACACCTTTAGAAAAAAAACTAAGTCAATTTACTTTAATAGTTGCCTTAGTGAGCTTAGCGCTAGGAATTATAATATTTATTTCATTATACTTCTCAGGTAATAGTACAGCATGAGCTAGTTACTTAATGGTTGCAATTACATTAGCAATTGGAGTTATCCCTGAATGTTTAGCAGCAATTATATCTATTACACTAAGTTTTAGTGCAAGAAGACTTGCTCATCAAAATGTTATCGTCAAAAAATTAAAGGCAGTTGAAACACTAGGTAGTGTTAATGTAATTTGTACAGATAAAACTGGTACTTTAACTCAAAATAAAATGACTGTAACAAAATTAGTTATGGACAATAGAGTTATTAATGCAAAAGACTACACAAATGAAAAACACGATGAGCATCTTGATTATTTCTTAAAAGCATTAGTTTTATGTAACGACTCAGTTACAGAAAATGATGAAAGAATTGGAGATCCTACAGAATTAGCTCTTGTTGACTTCGCTGAAGTTACAGGTCTTGATGAACAAAAAGCTCGTGATGAATTTATTAGAATTGACGAAAAACCTTTTGATAGTGAAAGAAAAATGATGACTACCGTTAATGATATTAAAGGTGTGAAAACCGTCTTTACAAAAGGGGCAATAGACCAGTTATTACAATGTTGTTCAAAAATTATGATTGATAATGTAACAAGACCAATTACTCAAGAAGATAAAGATGAGCTATTAAAAATTGCTGGTGAACTTTCAGAAAATGCGCTTAGAGTGCTTGCATTTGCATATAAAGAGACAGGTAATGAAGGAAATAAAAGTAATTTTGAAAGCGATTTAGTATTCTTGGGAGCAGTTGCAATGATTGATCCTGTTAGAGATTCAGCTGTCCAAGCAATTAAACAAGCTAAAGCAGCTGGAGTTAAAGTTGTTATGATAACAGGTGATCACGCTGTAACAGCTTTAGCAATTGCAAGAGATCTTGATTTAGCACATGATGAAAAAGAGGTTATGAACTCTAAAATGCTGGACACAATGTCTGATGAGGATTTCTTAGAAATTATTGAACAAATTCGTGTTTTTGCAAGAGTTAACCCTGAACATAAAGTTCGAATTGTTGATGCTTTACAAAAACGTCATAATATCACAAGTATGACAGGGGACGGAGTAAATGATGCGCCATCACTGGCAAAAGCAGATATTGGTGTTGCAATGGGTATTACTGGTACTGATGTTGCAAAACAAGCTTCTGATGTAATTCTAACCGATGATAACTTTGAAACTATTATTAAAGGGGTAAATGAAGGAAGAAACGTTTATGCAAAAATTAAACGTGCTATAACATTTATTCTTGGAGTTAACTTTTCAAACGTTTTAGCAATATTTATTTTATCTTTAATAAACTCTGTATCACCACTTGAAGCTACAAACATTTTATGAATGAACTTGATTGTAGAATCATGTATTGCCTTGGCAATTGGTATGGGTAAAAATGATGATAGTTTGATGAAAGTTAAACCAATCAAAGGAAAAAACTCTTTATTTAGAGGAATTTGATTCTCAATGGGTAAAATAATTGTATTTCTAACAATTTGTTCAATTGGAGCATTCTACTTTGGTATGTCTTTTGTGGATAAAGATCATATAATGAATATCTTTAATGATGAAACTTATCGAAAAATTTTAGAAAGTCATGGTTATAACGATGAATCTATAAATGCATTAGCAGAGAGTGGATGATATCAAATATTTAAAAATCATGATGTGCCAATGGAAATTAAACTTGAAATTGGAGATTATGGAAGAACTGCGATATTTATGCTAATTACTTGTGCTCCTTCATTCTTCGTTAACTTTATTAAGTTATCTCAATGAAAAACAAGTAAAAAGATAAATATGGTAACAAATAAACCATTAATTGTATCTTCATTAATTGCAGCTGGATTGAATATGATTGCATTATTTGTTCCTGGAATAAATAATAATATTTTAAACTTGCTAAATACCAAAGAGTACTTCGATCATTGATATATGATTCCTGTAATCCTTTGTTTAACTATTACACCAACAATTGCAATGCTTTTAACTGATGGAATAGTATTTGTAAGTTACCATTATTTCCCAGATCCAAGAAGAAGAAACAAACAATTGCTTGATAGTATGATTTTTGAAGATAAAAAATTATTAGCTCAAAAAAGAGCAATTGAAAAACAAAAAAGAGATAAGGAAAATCAACAATAA
- a CDS encoding serine hydrolase domain-containing protein, with translation MSKNIEFKNISNWIKDIHDKNIYNCSVVVVSKNKEVIYTKTLGYKDSNKKIDVETNDLFRVYSMTKPVTALAFLILCEKYNINLDEKVSKYLPSFKNMNYFEGSKITYTDELTLHHLLSMQSGLTYGWEDDFRDNLIKSIWEKYEKENLSTMDFANELAKVPLKFKPGKDWVYGLNLEVLAAIIEVVSKIKFEDFMQKNVFEPLNMRDSNFYIFDKKREVKVQINTCKNGYHKIAQDDNYKGHFQEVYKMSNCILGGSNLVTTALDYQKFLDVLIDGFVDGKQIISKNILQLISKDVLDKRLEQFYWRYNDDYSYCYGGRVRIKNEIEPKTEIGEFGWEGILGSFGMCDPKNKITVTLLHSSNPGFNTINGEEFIKVLYDDLIENNLIKK, from the coding sequence ATGAGTAAAAATATTGAGTTTAAAAATATAAGCAATTGAATCAAAGACATACACGATAAAAATATTTATAATTGTAGTGTTGTTGTTGTAAGTAAAAATAAAGAAGTTATTTATACTAAAACATTGGGTTATAAAGACTCAAATAAAAAAATCGATGTTGAAACAAATGATTTATTTAGAGTTTATTCAATGACAAAACCAGTAACAGCGTTGGCTTTTTTAATTTTATGTGAAAAATATAATATCAATCTTGATGAAAAAGTGTCAAAATATTTACCAAGTTTTAAAAATATGAACTATTTTGAAGGTAGTAAAATAACTTATACCGATGAATTAACACTTCATCATTTGTTATCAATGCAAAGTGGTTTAACTTATGGGTGAGAAGATGATTTTAGAGATAATTTAATAAAAAGTATTTGAGAAAAATATGAAAAGGAAAACCTAAGTACTATGGATTTTGCAAATGAATTAGCAAAAGTACCCTTAAAATTTAAACCAGGAAAAGATTGAGTATATGGACTTAATTTAGAAGTTTTAGCGGCAATTATCGAAGTTGTATCAAAAATTAAATTTGAAGATTTTATGCAAAAAAATGTTTTTGAACCTTTAAACATGAGAGACTCAAACTTTTATATATTTGACAAAAAAAGAGAAGTAAAAGTTCAAATAAACACTTGTAAAAATGGTTATCACAAAATAGCTCAAGATGATAACTATAAAGGACACTTTCAAGAAGTTTATAAAATGTCAAATTGTATTCTAGGTGGTTCAAACTTAGTAACAACTGCCCTAGACTACCAAAAGTTTTTAGATGTTTTAATTGATGGATTTGTTGATGGAAAACAAATAATTAGTAAGAATATATTGCAATTAATTTCAAAAGATGTTTTAGATAAAAGACTTGAACAATTTTATTGAAGATATAATGATGACTATAGTTATTGTTATGGTGGAAGAGTAAGAATTAAAAATGAAATTGAACCCAAGACAGAAATTGGTGAATTTGGTTGAGAAGGTATATTAGGTTCTTTTGGTATGTGTGATCCAAAAAATAAAATAACTGTTACATTACTTCACAGTTCTAATCCTGGTTTTAATACAATAAATGGTGAAGAATTTATAAAAGTTTTGTATGATGATTTAATAGAAAATAATTTAATTAAAAAGTAA